A segment of the Mesotoga infera genome:
GTGTGTGGGGAAGTCATCGTTGTCAAAATGGATTGTCCGGTGAATCTAGTAGCAAACTATACACACGATTGCCCATAGGATCGATACTTCTAGGTCAGACTTAGGTATCTTTCGTAAGTGTCCGGAGCAACTGTTGCGATTCTTCGCAAGCCCTTTTCGGCAAGTTTGAGGGCGCCTGAAACGTTGGCGCCGGACGATATTCCGACCATCAACCCCTCTTTTCTGTGAAGCCATTTCATCATAGAGAGAGCCTCATCGTCCTCGACTGTGATCACTTCGTCCAGCACTGATAGGTCGAGGACATTCGGTCTGAAACCGGGACCGATGCCCTGGATTTTGTGAGAACCGCTTCTTCCCTCCGAAATGAACGGGGAGCCGGCCGGCTCTATTCCGGCCACGTGAATCCCCGGGAGTGCCTGTTTCAGAAACCGTCCAACACCGGTTATAGTTCCTCCCGTTCCCATACCACAGATGAAACCATCCAGTTTGCCTTCTGTTTGAGAGTGTATCTCGGGGCCAGTAGAGGAATAGTGGAAAGCGGGATTGGCTTCATTACTGAATTGATCTAGCATAAAAGAATCAGGGTTTCTTTCGATGAAGGCTCTTGCTTCATCATACGAACCGGAGATTCCCTTTTCGGCGGAGGTCCTGACTACTTCAGCGCCAAAAGCTTCCATTAGCTTCACGCGCTCAATGCTCGCCGATTCCGGCATGAATAGCGCTGCTTTATAACCGCTTGAAGCAGCAAGCATGGCAATGGCGATTCCTGTGTTCCCGCTTGTCGGCTCAACGATTGTCATCCCTTGTCTGAGAAGGCCTTTTCTTTCTGCATCAAGCATCATTCCTAGGACAGCTCTGTCCTTTATACTGCCTCCAGGGTTGTTCTTCTCGATCTTTAAGAGAACTGATGCAGAACTCCTGAGAGAATTGAGTTCGATAATAGGCGTATTACCTATAAGATCATGAAACACCATTTTGGCTAAGCCTCCACACTCTTCGCAACCTTATAAATTCTTGCGGGTATCCCTGTTGCCGGAGAATCTTGAGGAGCATGCTCAGAACAACACTATTTACTCCTACCCTAGCGTTGTCGCATACATATTTAGGTTTAAGCACCTTCGCTCCTGCTCCAAGTATAACGCTTTTGCCCACATCGGGGTGCCTCCAACCCTTCAAAACGTTTTTTGAACCCAAAGTAACTCCGTGGTAAATCAGAGTTCCTCTGCCTACCGATGTGGTCGAACCAACTACAACCCCAACGTCGTGGTCGATTACCACTCCGCCTTCAAGCCTTGCAGCCGGGTAAATATCTATCGAATAGAGTACTCTTCCGACATAGTGAAGCACTCTTGCCATAAATCGCAGTTCGCTGTTCCAGAAAAGGCGTGAGATCCTGTAGAGTAAGAGACCGTGAAAAACCGCGGAGAAGAGAAACACATGCCAACTCTTTGACGCGGTTGGGTCCTTTTTCAAGATAAGGCTTAAGATCAAGAGATATGTCCATTGTTGTCTGTTTGATGCGCTTCAGTGATTTAATTACTCTCACCTTCTTCACCAGTGCTTCTGCTATATTAAGTATAACGATGGTATCGGCATTGTCCTTAACTCCGTGTGAAAGTAGTCGCATAAGAGAAAGTGAACGAGCCAGAATCTTACAATGTATTGATTAAGAGAAGTGAAGAACATGTATTATCTGGTGAGCGCTGCAAGAGCCCTTCACAAGAATAAGGAAATGTAATTATCGCGCTTGGAGGGTGTAGAATCCAAATGGGGGTGAGTTTCTTGTCGAGAAATCGTTGGTTGTGTATTGTGCTTTTCATACCATTGATCGCTGTAGGAAGTACCGGACTTCACGTAGTCCTCTCACCGTCTTTTTCGGTAAACAGTATTCCTGCCGTAACCAGTAACTATAAACCCGTTCTGGGAGATCTAAGTAGATACATGGAAATCCCTCCTCTCTTCTCCGGGGGAATGGAGATAAGATTGGGAGATTCCAGATTGTATGTGGACATTGACGTAAGACAGGAGTTTT
Coding sequences within it:
- the cysK gene encoding cysteine synthase A, which encodes MVFHDLIGNTPIIELNSLRSSASVLLKIEKNNPGGSIKDRAVLGMMLDAERKGLLRQGMTIVEPTSGNTGIAIAMLAASSGYKAALFMPESASIERVKLMEAFGAEVVRTSAEKGISGSYDEARAFIERNPDSFMLDQFSNEANPAFHYSSTGPEIHSQTEGKLDGFICGMGTGGTITGVGRFLKQALPGIHVAGIEPAGSPFISEGRSGSHKIQGIGPGFRPNVLDLSVLDEVITVEDDEALSMMKWLHRKEGLMVGISSGANVSGALKLAEKGLRRIATVAPDTYERYLSLT